Proteins encoded together in one Neobacillus sp. FSL H8-0543 window:
- a CDS encoding copper resistance CopC family protein, translated as MKKLFFLIIFTLGMIPTIANAHTELTFSNPEAGQVVMDNLAELVLTFAGEIESLSTMKLTKDGQEIPLNVELQEKQMIGTLSTPLDDGSYVIDWSIAGEDGHLITGEIPFSVQVEQKVEQETETKEPDTSEIKDNKVEEEKQNDNSSVQNDKNSLIKIIIPVVVILILGIGLFLLYGRKR; from the coding sequence ATGAAGAAATTATTTTTCTTAATCATTTTTACATTAGGAATGATTCCAACTATTGCTAATGCACATACTGAATTAACGTTTTCTAACCCTGAGGCTGGACAAGTTGTAATGGATAATCTAGCAGAATTAGTCCTAACATTTGCAGGGGAAATCGAATCATTAAGTACGATGAAATTAACGAAGGATGGACAGGAGATACCATTAAACGTTGAGCTACAAGAAAAACAAATGATTGGTACATTATCTACTCCACTAGATGATGGCTCCTATGTTATTGATTGGAGTATTGCGGGGGAAGACGGGCATCTGATTACAGGTGAAATCCCATTCTCAGTTCAAGTAGAACAAAAAGTAGAACAAGAGACGGAAACGAAAGAGCCAGATACCTCAGAAATAAAAGACAATAAAGTGGAAGAAGAAAAACAAAACGATAATTCTTCGGTACAAAATGACAAAAATTCATTGATAAAAATAATTATTCCAGTTGTGGTGATATTGATATTGGGCATTGGGTTGTTCTTGCTTTACGGAAGGAAAAGATAA
- a CDS encoding CopD family protein: MNIFIPLAEIANYIVFSILVGYVALQFVPDSYKPKISISKRSLLLSTLGIYIFTLGPVVQTISYFSDSVGLTLAIYSVLTDFQVGKAWMFIGFMSVFLWMTILLNGSKYLQALWLLLMVLAVGYSSHVASLSFWVGLFAHSIHFLIVTLWTGILIHVAWFSKDKQKWSQFLRWFTPFAIVCVIIIGISGLILMFNVVEPKDYVKSWVLPYGQMLLLKHISIIPVLVFAFINGVLAKKAATIPSFNPRPWIKAESFIILIVFYFTSVLGTLSPPHEVEFTVRSEGASKWVEWLLGKDILTTLNIGLTTNFHAVFLIMISLIFLAMIVSSFKKVKPIIAVFFGCSFIFAMYFGLMLTMNL; encoded by the coding sequence ATGAATATTTTCATTCCTTTAGCTGAAATCGCTAATTATATAGTATTTTCAATCTTAGTAGGGTATGTTGCATTACAATTTGTACCCGATTCCTATAAACCAAAAATTAGTATTTCTAAAAGAAGTCTACTTTTATCCACATTAGGTATTTATATTTTTACTTTAGGACCTGTTGTTCAAACGATTTCCTATTTTAGCGACAGTGTTGGACTTACTTTAGCGATTTATTCAGTTTTGACTGACTTTCAAGTAGGAAAAGCATGGATGTTCATTGGATTTATGTCAGTATTCTTATGGATGACCATACTGCTAAATGGCTCTAAATATTTACAAGCACTATGGCTATTATTAATGGTTCTAGCGGTTGGGTACTCCAGCCATGTTGCATCGCTGTCATTTTGGGTTGGTTTATTTGCCCACTCCATACATTTTTTAATCGTTACACTGTGGACAGGCATATTGATACATGTTGCATGGTTTTCAAAAGATAAACAGAAATGGTCACAATTTTTACGTTGGTTTACTCCGTTTGCAATTGTATGTGTAATCATCATCGGCATAAGCGGTCTAATTCTTATGTTTAATGTGGTTGAACCGAAGGATTATGTTAAGTCATGGGTTTTACCTTATGGACAAATGCTACTCTTAAAACATATAAGTATTATTCCTGTACTGGTATTTGCGTTTATAAACGGTGTGCTCGCCAAAAAGGCAGCGACAATACCTTCCTTTAATCCACGTCCTTGGATAAAAGCTGAAAGTTTTATTATTTTAATCGTTTTTTATTTCACTAGTGTTTTAGGTACGTTATCACCACCTCATGAGGTTGAATTCACGGTAAGATCAGAAGGGGCTTCAAAATGGGTGGAATGGCTGTTAGGAAAGGACATTCTGACGACATTAAATATTGGATTAACAACAAATTTTCATGCTGTATTTTTAATAATGATTTCTCTCATTTTTTTAGCAATGATCGTGAGTAGTTTTAAAAAAGTAAAACCGATAATTGCTGTTTTTTTCGGATGTAGTTTTATTTTTGCGATGTATTTTGGCTTGATGTTAACAATGAACTTATAA
- a CDS encoding thioredoxin domain-containing protein, translated as MKSKNKRSSNKSKIFAIALGLVAIIGIILVFSYTPEPDKENAKPLEMEGQPTIGEKDAKVQIVEMGDIMCPACKVWSLEFFPVIKEKYIDTGKANFSFTNVLFHEEPSKIGAQAFEAVYDLYPDYFWDYVHNLYQEQPSTSNHDEVWINQDVVVDVADKTIPNFNKDEFITKMNSQEVLDQISKDDLLVEETGLKLTPGIFINGVELTDPFDMDKIDELIQEGLK; from the coding sequence TTGAAATCTAAAAATAAACGCAGTTCTAATAAAAGTAAAATTTTTGCAATAGCTTTAGGCCTTGTGGCCATAATTGGTATAATATTGGTATTTAGTTATACTCCTGAACCTGATAAAGAAAATGCTAAACCGCTTGAAATGGAAGGACAGCCTACTATTGGTGAAAAAGATGCCAAGGTTCAAATTGTTGAAATGGGAGATATAATGTGTCCTGCATGTAAAGTTTGGAGTCTTGAGTTTTTTCCTGTTATAAAAGAAAAATATATTGATACTGGAAAAGCAAACTTCTCATTCACCAATGTTTTATTTCATGAAGAACCTTCAAAAATAGGAGCCCAAGCATTTGAAGCAGTTTATGATTTATACCCAGATTATTTTTGGGATTATGTTCATAATCTCTACCAAGAGCAACCATCAACTTCTAATCACGATGAGGTTTGGATAAACCAAGATGTAGTTGTTGATGTTGCAGATAAAACAATCCCTAATTTTAACAAAGACGAATTTATTACAAAAATGAATAGTCAAGAAGTACTTGACCAAATAAGTAAAGACGATTTACTAGTAGAGGAAACAGGATTAAAATTAACACCTGGTATCTTTATTAACGGAGTTGAATTAACTGACCCATTTGATATGGACAAAATAGATGAACTAATTCAAGAGGGGTTAAAGTAA
- a CDS encoding disulfide oxidoreductase: protein MRTSTSNYNVYYYAAAWLVAITATLGSLFYSEVMNFIPCSLCWYQRIFMYPLALILGIAMYYNEYSIRKYILLVSIIGWFIALYHVLLQKIPAMKALEPCKQGVPCTVDYVNYLGFITIPMMSLTAFTLIIIFVWRVKK from the coding sequence ATGAGGACCTCTACTTCAAATTACAATGTATATTATTATGCCGCTGCGTGGTTGGTAGCTATTACTGCAACATTAGGAAGTTTATTTTACAGTGAAGTAATGAATTTTATCCCATGTAGTTTGTGTTGGTATCAAAGAATATTTATGTACCCACTTGCATTAATTCTAGGAATTGCAATGTACTATAATGAATATAGTATTAGAAAATATATTTTATTAGTTTCAATTATTGGCTGGTTCATTGCACTTTATCATGTTTTACTTCAAAAAATACCTGCAATGAAGGCACTTGAACCATGCAAGCAAGGTGTTCCATGCACCGTCGATTATGTAAACTATTTAGGATTCATCACTATTCCAATGATGTCATTAACAGCATTTACTTTAATTATTATATTTGTTTGGCGTGTAAAAAAGTAG
- a CDS encoding histidine kinase, translating into MKRLPLIISIMIIVMFLAMWMLERDFTEIDFQTRIIIPAGASALSGFISYFLFR; encoded by the coding sequence ATGAAAAGGTTACCTTTGATAATTTCAATAATGATCATTGTAATGTTTTTGGCGATGTGGATGCTTGAGAGAGACTTTACGGAAATAGATTTTCAAACGAGAATTATTATTCCAGCTGGTGCTAGTGCTTTATCAGGATTCATATCATACTTCTTATTTAGGTAA
- a CDS encoding putative glycoside hydrolase, producing the protein MKKATLFICILLVFSFNTHPVFAATHTQGPIRGIYVKASNTQGPKFESLLSLVKETDLNAMVIDIKDDHGNLTFNPSKASPFYPASRPYIKNPNKLMDTLKANNIYTIARIVVFKDNVLANSNPHLSFRTNNGVWKNGRGDSFTNPFLEEVWKYNIDMANEAINIGFDEIQFDYVRFPEKFESFEHQLSYEKGKFQSNGKVQDRARVLAVSEFVKHAAQKLKPYNVKISVDVFGNTTVIPEAPGIGQNFSHIAESVDVVSAMIYPSHWTSIFGIPKPDLAPFHLVKEYAKVENSRIKKLANPPTSRPWLQDFTASWLGKGNYKVYGKSEIEDQIRALHSQGINEFLLWNANNTYTPNVDYTPY; encoded by the coding sequence ATGAAAAAGGCAACCTTATTTATTTGTATCTTATTGGTCTTTTCATTTAATACCCATCCAGTTTTTGCTGCGACACACACCCAGGGTCCAATCAGGGGAATTTATGTTAAAGCGTCAAACACGCAAGGACCTAAGTTCGAAAGCCTACTTTCACTAGTTAAAGAAACAGATTTAAACGCAATGGTGATTGATATAAAAGATGATCATGGTAATCTTACTTTCAATCCCTCAAAAGCTTCACCATTTTATCCTGCCAGTCGTCCATATATTAAAAATCCAAATAAACTAATGGATACATTAAAGGCTAACAATATATACACAATCGCTAGAATCGTTGTCTTTAAGGATAATGTCTTAGCAAATAGTAATCCGCACTTGTCATTCAGGACCAACAATGGGGTATGGAAGAATGGACGCGGTGATTCCTTTACAAACCCCTTTCTAGAGGAAGTTTGGAAATACAATATCGATATGGCTAATGAAGCAATTAATATTGGTTTTGATGAAATTCAATTTGATTATGTACGATTCCCTGAGAAATTTGAATCCTTTGAACATCAACTTAGTTATGAAAAAGGGAAGTTTCAGTCTAATGGTAAAGTTCAAGATAGAGCAAGAGTCCTGGCTGTAAGTGAATTTGTTAAACATGCTGCACAAAAATTAAAGCCCTATAATGTTAAAATCTCTGTTGATGTCTTTGGAAATACTACTGTCATTCCAGAAGCACCGGGGATTGGACAAAACTTCTCCCATATAGCAGAGTCCGTTGATGTCGTATCCGCTATGATTTATCCAAGTCATTGGACAAGCATATTCGGTATTCCTAAACCTGACTTAGCCCCTTTTCACCTGGTTAAAGAGTATGCCAAAGTTGAAAACAGCCGAATAAAGAAGTTAGCAAATCCGCCAACTTCACGGCCGTGGCTTCAGGATTTCACAGCCTCATGGCTTGGAAAAGGAAACTATAAGGTCTATGGAAAGTCAGAAATCGAGGATCAGATTCGTGCCTTGCATTCACAGGGGATAAATGAATTTTTATTATGGAATGCAAATAACACCTATACACCAAATGTTGACTACACGCCATATTAA
- a CDS encoding DUF445 domain-containing protein, protein MSKQKNKSRHLATISLTVMGVGFLATLPFQDSLWGTFLQGGFEAGLVGGLADWFAVTALFRHPLGLPIPHTALLPKNRKRLTSGIINMLENDWLTKESIRGKIASIPFTAKLFEIAEKEVASEGVQKNVINVILHLLHSVDSKKLAPIIEKELKSIISGMDISHYLPLIIDRLSKRKYDEKTLDFILNEVDEWSQKESTKDKLGSLAIDAIENIKVDGFMQFALKSFTNIVNEDKLGSIIQNLIQKGVKSYKDPFNQNRQTLLFHINTKLQSIKSDEGLLQELNNLKDQIGSEWEPEEKIIHFLEELKQKAIEYIQDPQFFEGYLLPQIRYALTTLKEDEEKVESMETWIKKQISIFIEKNHSKVGKLVEENLEKLDTKTLIDMVETNVGKDLQWIRVNGAVCGFLIGLILVGLQLLI, encoded by the coding sequence ATGTCAAAACAAAAGAATAAATCGCGCCATTTAGCGACAATTTCTCTAACTGTCATGGGAGTAGGTTTTCTTGCCACCCTTCCATTTCAGGATTCCCTTTGGGGTACATTCCTTCAAGGAGGATTTGAAGCAGGACTTGTAGGCGGACTCGCTGACTGGTTTGCCGTAACGGCCCTTTTCCGTCATCCCCTCGGGCTGCCAATTCCTCATACCGCACTATTGCCAAAAAACAGGAAGAGATTAACCTCTGGAATTATCAATATGCTAGAAAATGATTGGCTAACGAAAGAGAGTATCAGAGGGAAAATTGCTAGTATTCCATTCACTGCTAAACTTTTCGAAATTGCGGAAAAGGAAGTAGCTAGTGAGGGGGTACAGAAAAATGTCATAAATGTCATTCTCCATCTGCTCCATTCAGTCGACAGTAAGAAATTAGCTCCAATTATTGAAAAAGAACTAAAGTCAATCATTAGCGGAATGGATATTAGTCATTACCTTCCCCTTATTATTGATCGTCTATCAAAAAGAAAGTACGATGAAAAAACACTAGATTTTATCCTAAATGAAGTTGATGAATGGTCTCAAAAAGAAAGTACCAAAGATAAGCTTGGAAGTCTGGCTATTGATGCCATTGAAAACATTAAGGTTGATGGTTTTATGCAATTTGCTTTAAAATCATTTACCAATATTGTTAACGAGGATAAACTTGGAAGTATTATTCAAAACCTTATACAAAAGGGTGTAAAAAGCTATAAAGATCCATTTAATCAAAATAGACAAACACTCCTGTTTCACATAAACACGAAACTTCAAAGCATAAAAAGTGATGAAGGCTTGTTACAGGAACTGAATAACTTGAAGGATCAAATTGGTTCTGAATGGGAGCCTGAAGAAAAAATCATCCATTTTCTTGAAGAGTTAAAACAAAAAGCGATTGAATATATCCAGGACCCGCAGTTCTTTGAAGGATATCTTTTACCGCAAATTAGATATGCCCTTACTACACTAAAAGAAGATGAAGAAAAAGTCGAATCAATGGAAACTTGGATTAAGAAACAAATTTCAATATTTATCGAAAAAAACCATTCAAAGGTTGGAAAACTCGTCGAGGAAAACCTAGAGAAATTAGACACTAAAACACTAATTGATATGGTTGAAACAAATGTAGGAAAAGACCTCCAGTGGATTCGTGTCAATGGAGCTGTCTGCGGATTTCTCATCGGACTAATCCTAGTTGGATTACAATTATTAATTTAA
- a CDS encoding DUF3939 domain-containing protein yields the protein MKHKFTKYLGRVTEILELGFEDKFIYVHYTKGNTEKTACILKNENKSEVEYLEGFFTDNNVSEEMRKDVRKFLKGDKDNHGEEWNEFTNFLMKTLSLNMVFGITIALTVFAFYKLGSYLDTTYSFYPMFTLIGTFFGIGIGGLTGYVMYQKYFKSPVEKQKVKNADESNLQNGVKNIKEYQIIDVSIEQVRKAVREFSENLPKGVYRTILIQEDNSIDFNQLADILRGIPSKKIYMSKETYNLFEENERKIPVEMDIVQKAVDLYVKERKEYPMLRFDPQKRVNYYQLIQEHYLKAVPETQFYITDLDGLITHIRPEKRKMDNSSNI from the coding sequence ATGAAGCACAAATTCACAAAATACCTAGGAAGAGTTACCGAAATTCTGGAACTGGGCTTTGAAGATAAGTTTATTTATGTTCATTACACAAAGGGAAACACCGAAAAAACCGCATGTATATTAAAAAATGAAAATAAAAGTGAAGTTGAATATTTAGAGGGCTTTTTCACAGACAATAATGTTTCAGAAGAAATGCGAAAAGATGTTAGAAAATTTCTAAAAGGTGATAAGGATAACCACGGTGAAGAATGGAACGAATTTACTAACTTTTTAATGAAAACCCTTTCATTAAATATGGTCTTTGGGATTACGATCGCATTAACCGTTTTTGCCTTTTATAAACTAGGCTCCTATCTAGATACTACCTATAGCTTTTATCCTATGTTTACACTAATTGGTACATTTTTCGGCATAGGAATTGGCGGATTAACTGGTTATGTAATGTATCAAAAGTACTTTAAAAGCCCTGTTGAAAAGCAAAAGGTGAAAAACGCAGATGAAAGTAATTTGCAAAATGGAGTGAAAAATATAAAAGAGTATCAAATAATTGATGTTTCAATTGAACAAGTTCGTAAGGCAGTGAGGGAGTTTTCAGAAAATTTACCAAAAGGTGTATACAGAACAATACTTATTCAGGAAGATAACAGCATTGACTTTAACCAGCTAGCAGATATTTTAAGGGGGATTCCTTCTAAAAAGATTTATATGTCTAAAGAAACATATAATCTTTTTGAAGAAAATGAACGAAAAATTCCAGTTGAAATGGACATTGTCCAAAAAGCTGTCGATTTATATGTGAAAGAACGCAAGGAATACCCAATGTTGCGTTTTGACCCGCAAAAAAGAGTAAACTATTATCAATTGATTCAAGAGCATTACCTTAAAGCCGTACCTGAAACGCAGTTTTACATTACTGATTTAGATGGTTTAATTACACATATTAGACCTGAGAAAAGGAAAATGGATAACTCCTCAAATATCTGA
- a CDS encoding ATP synthase F0 subunit B, giving the protein MGDITIFGLPVSLGTMIYQAIIFTVLVFILKKLVFKKIVSVMESRKSHIENQLQLTEQYKIEAEKNLESSTEILTQARKDAREIMKYSEKEANLMISAAKAEAREILQTAKDEAFRTRSFVHKEHVKGA; this is encoded by the coding sequence ATGGGAGATATAACTATTTTCGGTCTTCCTGTTTCATTAGGAACGATGATTTACCAGGCTATTATTTTTACCGTTCTCGTATTTATTTTGAAAAAGCTTGTTTTTAAGAAAATTGTCAGTGTTATGGAAAGCAGAAAATCACACATTGAAAATCAGCTGCAGCTCACAGAGCAATACAAGATTGAAGCAGAAAAAAATCTGGAATCTAGTACTGAAATTCTTACCCAGGCTAGAAAGGATGCCAGAGAGATTATGAAATATAGTGAAAAGGAAGCAAATCTAATGATTTCAGCAGCGAAAGCCGAAGCAAGAGAAATACTGCAAACCGCTAAGGATGAAGCATTTCGCACCCGCTCATTTGTGCATAAAGAACATGTAAAAGGGGCATAA
- the atpB gene encoding F0F1 ATP synthase subunit A has product MGHSRPQVVWFNLTFDLSIILTTTIASIIVFLIAYLTTRHLTTRTPKQGQNFMEWILEFVKDIMNNSMGSTNNLFILSTGVSLLMYLFIANLLGVPFAILTAEEHPVSWWRSPTADAHVTMTLAIMIIAYTHFIDIRLNGFKHYLLSFLKPFKALFAINVLEQFATTLTLGLRLFGNIYAGEVMLALLAGAATHGLLAASLVSLPMLIWQAFCVFIGAIQAYIFVTLTMVYIAHRLT; this is encoded by the coding sequence ATGGGACATTCGAGGCCACAAGTGGTTTGGTTTAACCTAACATTTGATTTATCAATCATTTTAACAACCACCATTGCATCCATCATTGTTTTCCTCATTGCATACCTCACAACTAGACATCTTACGACACGAACACCGAAACAAGGGCAAAATTTTATGGAATGGATCCTGGAATTTGTTAAAGACATCATGAATAACTCAATGGGTTCAACTAACAACTTATTTATTTTATCTACCGGTGTTTCATTATTAATGTATTTATTTATCGCAAATCTTCTAGGAGTCCCCTTCGCCATTTTAACAGCAGAAGAACACCCCGTATCATGGTGGAGATCACCTACCGCTGATGCACATGTCACCATGACACTCGCAATAATGATTATTGCCTACACACATTTCATCGACATCCGCTTGAATGGTTTTAAACATTATCTTCTTAGTTTCCTCAAACCTTTTAAAGCTTTATTTGCCATTAACGTCTTAGAACAATTCGCTACCACCTTAACTCTAGGATTGAGGCTATTCGGTAATATATATGCTGGAGAAGTAATGTTAGCACTATTGGCTGGCGCTGCAACTCACGGGCTCCTCGCTGCATCGCTTGTTTCCTTACCGATGCTAATATGGCAAGCTTTTTGCGTGTTTATTGGTGCGATACAGGCATATATCTTTGTAACTCTCACTATGGTTTACATTGCTCACCGTTTAACATAA